A region from the Thermoplasmatales archaeon genome encodes:
- a CDS encoding putative tyrosine recombinase XerC-like protein: MAENQAVKSFESYMVAERKSRYTIKEYLFLVGHFLDYVKKDLPDIDAFDIERFKKFLATEKNYSKSSQYLAVKAIRLLYRSRSILPPPNLTPPKRSRKMPLYLSETEAGQLIEKAKGNYKNLAIISMLLYTGIRVGELCKLDIDDVDTESGIVRIMAGKGDKDRIVIISKQLSALIDSYIATRQLIDTESKALFVSSRKRRFDTSTVERIIRKAGIDAGISKRVTPHVLRHTFATSVLRNGGDIRFIQQILGHSSLATTQIYTHIDENVLKEMYQKFGPRF; this comes from the coding sequence ATGGCAGAAAACCAGGCAGTAAAATCATTTGAGTCATATATGGTGGCTGAACGCAAGAGCCGGTACACGATCAAGGAGTACCTGTTTCTGGTGGGGCATTTCCTTGATTACGTGAAAAAAGATCTGCCTGATATAGATGCTTTTGACATTGAGCGGTTCAAGAAGTTTCTGGCCACTGAGAAGAATTACTCAAAGAGCAGCCAGTACCTGGCAGTAAAGGCAATAAGACTTCTTTACAGGTCCAGATCCATTTTACCGCCACCTAACCTCACACCGCCAAAACGTTCGAGGAAAATGCCATTATACCTCAGCGAGACAGAAGCAGGGCAGCTCATTGAAAAAGCTAAAGGTAACTATAAAAATCTTGCAATAATATCAATGCTGCTTTACACCGGAATAAGGGTAGGCGAACTGTGCAAGCTGGACATAGATGACGTAGACACAGAGTCCGGCATAGTGAGAATCATGGCTGGTAAGGGCGACAAGGACCGGATAGTTATAATCTCCAAGCAGCTTTCAGCACTTATTGATAGTTACATCGCAACAAGGCAACTTATTGATACAGAATCAAAAGCCCTGTTCGTAAGCTCCAGGAAGAGGCGATTTGACACATCCACTGTGGAGAGGATCATCCGGAAAGCCGGAATCGATGCGGGTATTTCCAAGAGGGTAACTCCGCACGTGCTGAGGCACACCTTTGCAACATCCGTTCTAAGGAACGGTGGAGACATAAGGTTCATCCAGCAGATACTGGGTCATTCAAGCCTTGCCACCACGCAGATATACACACACATAGACGAAAATGTGCTAAAAGAGATGTATCAGAAATTCGGTCCCAGGTTCTAG
- the gds_2 gene encoding Geranylgeranyl diphosphate synthase, whose product MGDYSTIMLEKRKIIEDSLSEFFRGKMKGISDPFILDLVSKIRDFTLNGGKRVRPILVQMGHDLYSSEEKGVVMASASIEILQTYLLIHDDIIDQSDYRRGKPSYHKQVEASLSGRTKAVKRIAENLAIVAGDLAESYAHQAILESGVPFRQAYLASLELSNIIEKTGYGQLIDIESSFNDGFNEENLMTLHLWKTAKYTVEGPLKMGAILSGTEEDISELLAFGDSLGVAFQLQDDIIGLFGEEAVTGKSVKSDVNEGKKTLLMLKAIERSPVADARFIRECLKSGNVSDNDFERIRNIVISTGSLDYSKEMTSKLVRDARDHLQKIRGNPEVKNFLDWFADYLVNRKN is encoded by the coding sequence TTGGGTGATTATAGCACCATTATGCTGGAAAAAAGGAAGATAATTGAAGATTCACTTTCAGAGTTCTTTCGCGGGAAAATGAAGGGGATTTCAGATCCATTCATTTTGGATCTGGTTTCTAAGATAAGGGATTTTACCCTTAACGGTGGAAAAAGAGTTAGGCCTATATTGGTCCAGATGGGACACGACCTGTACAGCAGTGAGGAAAAAGGCGTTGTTATGGCATCCGCTAGCATTGAGATACTGCAGACCTATCTCCTCATACATGATGACATAATTGACCAGAGCGATTACAGGCGGGGGAAACCCAGTTACCACAAACAGGTTGAGGCTTCACTTTCAGGCAGGACCAAGGCGGTGAAGAGGATTGCGGAAAACCTTGCGATCGTTGCAGGTGACCTTGCTGAGAGCTACGCTCACCAGGCTATTCTCGAATCCGGAGTACCGTTCCGGCAGGCCTACCTTGCGTCACTGGAACTCTCCAACATTATTGAGAAGACTGGATACGGGCAGCTCATAGATATTGAATCATCTTTTAATGACGGTTTCAATGAAGAAAACCTGATGACACTGCACCTCTGGAAAACCGCGAAGTATACTGTTGAAGGTCCGCTGAAGATGGGTGCGATACTCAGCGGAACTGAGGAAGATATAAGTGAACTGCTTGCTTTCGGCGACTCCCTTGGAGTTGCGTTCCAGCTTCAGGACGATATAATAGGACTGTTTGGTGAAGAAGCGGTTACAGGAAAATCCGTGAAGAGCGACGTTAATGAGGGAAAGAAAACTTTGCTGATGCTGAAGGCTATTGAGAGATCACCGGTTGCCGATGCGAGGTTCATACGGGAATGCCTGAAAAGCGGGAATGTATCTGACAACGATTTCGAAAGGATCAGGAATATTGTGATCAGCACGGGGTCCCTCGACTACTCAAAGGAGATGACTTCGAAACTGGTCAGGGATGCCAGGGATCACCTTCAAAAGATCAGGGGAAATCCGGAGGTAAAAAATTTCCTGGACTGGTTTGCCGATTATCTGGTAAACAGGAAGAACTAG
- the rnhB_1 gene encoding Ribonuclease HII: MLQCGIDEAGRGPVLGPMVIAMVCADDNALRTMGVRDSKALSPHQRERLFTLIMGESQRVVTEIISSSKINEMMKQMSLNEVEYIHYSKLIKESTGKVYLDCFDTLTERAERRFHMETGKDVVCEHKADAKYPAVSAASIIAKVTRDREIEKIREKFGEVGSGYPSDPYTIEFMKRAVSTGIDISGIVRTEWATFRRIKQETTNRKLF; this comes from the coding sequence ATGTTGCAATGCGGAATAGACGAGGCTGGCAGGGGTCCCGTGCTCGGGCCTATGGTCATAGCCATGGTATGCGCAGACGATAATGCTCTGAGAACCATGGGGGTAAGGGATTCCAAGGCGCTATCTCCACACCAGAGAGAAAGGCTTTTCACCCTCATTATGGGGGAGTCTCAAAGAGTTGTAACTGAAATTATCTCGTCATCAAAGATTAACGAAATGATGAAACAGATGTCCCTCAATGAAGTTGAGTATATCCATTACTCAAAGCTCATTAAGGAATCCACGGGAAAGGTGTATCTTGACTGCTTTGACACCTTGACCGAGAGGGCGGAAAGGCGCTTCCATATGGAAACCGGGAAGGATGTGGTTTGCGAGCACAAGGCAGATGCAAAGTACCCCGCCGTGTCAGCAGCGTCCATAATAGCAAAGGTTACCAGGGACAGGGAGATTGAGAAAATCAGGGAAAAGTTTGGGGAGGTCGGATCAGGCTATCCCTCTGATCCATATACAATAGAGTTCATGAAAAGGGCAGTCTCAACTGGTATTGATATTTCAGGTATTGTGAGAACAGAGTGGGCCACTTTCAGGCGAATCAAGCAGGAAACAACCAATAGAAAGCTATTCTGA
- a CDS encoding lipoprotein NlpI, translated as MAKDFILQDKTEQADDYNERGISYFNLMKYPEAIQQFTKAIKINGKDPDYYFNRGLTYYSMKMLEQSISDYRKAIELFGEHSDYHNALGSALEDLGQLDEAMSEFNEAIKIEGDVPDYYYNRGNVFWRKKNFDEAIKDYSRAVDLNSADQIFIYKRYQAYLELKEYEKALRDIDAALKLVPEGYLYKMEKANLLVKLSRRDEAVALLESIVDTAPDGTAIQDRIDEIRANKP; from the coding sequence GTGGCAAAAGATTTCATTTTACAGGATAAGACAGAGCAGGCTGATGACTACAATGAAAGAGGGATATCATACTTCAACCTCATGAAATATCCTGAAGCTATACAGCAGTTTACAAAGGCTATCAAGATCAATGGAAAAGATCCGGACTATTACTTCAACAGGGGCTTGACATATTATTCAATGAAGATGCTTGAGCAGTCCATTTCAGACTACCGCAAAGCAATAGAACTTTTCGGGGAACACTCCGATTACCACAATGCGCTCGGTTCGGCACTTGAGGATCTGGGCCAGCTTGATGAAGCCATGTCGGAGTTCAATGAAGCTATCAAAATTGAGGGCGACGTGCCTGATTATTATTATAACAGGGGAAACGTGTTCTGGAGAAAGAAGAACTTCGATGAGGCCATCAAGGATTACAGCAGAGCCGTTGACCTGAATTCGGCAGATCAGATATTCATTTACAAACGTTACCAGGCATACCTTGAACTCAAGGAATATGAAAAGGCGCTCAGGGATATTGATGCAGCCCTGAAACTGGTGCCGGAAGGATACCTTTACAAGATGGAAAAGGCGAACCTTCTCGTGAAGCTTTCCAGAAGAGACGAGGCTGTCGCGTTGCTTGAATCAATAGTAGATACTGCCCCTGATGGAACAGCCATTCAGGACAGGATAGATGAGATCAGGGCTAACAAGCCATGA
- a CDS encoding PAC2 family protein, translated as MSEKTDLFSTAVVEIEKREYNHPIIIGGFAGSTMAGLLSVGYLIEQLGMHQVAHVRSHYIPPVAVFVGNKLRHPFRIYSNKKGDTLAIISEVPISDLGLYEISASIIDWARSISASEIIILDGIPVDVIMETRKSYCIAESEELENCKKNGIPGAQSAIITGIGGSLLNECLVKGFKGSSLITPCSVDIPDPGSALSLIQAITLKTGIKVDTKLLQESVNKMHEEMSAVIKQYADAQAKKTGKPSEESMYR; from the coding sequence ATGTCCGAAAAGACAGATCTATTTTCAACGGCAGTAGTAGAGATTGAGAAGCGCGAGTACAACCACCCGATAATAATCGGCGGGTTCGCTGGCAGCACCATGGCTGGGCTGCTATCAGTCGGGTACCTTATAGAACAGCTTGGAATGCACCAAGTCGCGCATGTCAGGTCTCATTACATCCCTCCGGTTGCAGTTTTTGTCGGAAATAAGCTTCGCCACCCGTTCAGGATATACAGCAACAAGAAGGGCGATACGCTTGCGATAATAAGCGAGGTTCCAATCAGCGACCTGGGACTTTACGAGATTTCCGCATCCATTATAGACTGGGCCAGGAGCATTAGCGCTTCCGAGATAATAATTCTTGATGGAATACCAGTGGATGTGATAATGGAGACAAGAAAGTCCTACTGCATCGCTGAGAGTGAAGAACTGGAAAACTGCAAAAAGAATGGCATCCCAGGGGCACAGTCAGCAATAATAACCGGCATTGGCGGGAGCCTTCTCAATGAATGCCTCGTAAAAGGTTTCAAGGGAAGTTCCCTGATAACTCCTTGCTCTGTTGATATACCCGACCCGGGATCTGCACTTTCACTTATCCAGGCCATAACGCTTAAGACCGGAATAAAAGTAGATACAAAACTGCTGCAGGAGAGCGTAAACAAGATGCATGAAGAGATGTCGGCAGTGATAAAACAGTACGCAGACGCCCAGGCGAAGAAAACTGGGAAACCATCAGAAGAATCTATGTACAGGTAG
- a CDS encoding ATP-dependent DNA helicase has protein sequence MQDTIALREYQKNVIDFVTASVRLGGSAAVEAPTGSGKTIMGLISALNLSDNGARKILYLTRTNSQQEQVISELRKIGKSFGVKAVALQGRTNLCALYKEVEDSADFTAESLSRFCSLRKRKVMSGDTSACRYFNDTVRSKAVQGYLFDNNPTAEEFFVYAKENGFCAYESLKFSLKDANMVIAPYALLLNPVTSGRLIYNWGVSRNQLIVILDEAHNLPDIAREFASFSVSVNQLNMAERESTEFGDFELMQRVRTSDFIEMLRNAISDLVRDKIGESGEARIRFDEFREYMMIENSMNSEKYHSLVDYMSIFGDYIAEKREKDGKVPRTVVLSVADRLRAWETLDDEVYAAIVSKDRLGTIEAVCLDPSKILDPLRESWTIHMSGTLDPIEVYKNVTGFPEMTHMIVPYIFPEENRKIVYDGSMTTKYDEFDEREASKMHDMIENLITKVGRNTIVFFPSYSTMEKVTSQGFEFSYFSERRDIDQGSLMEMIRKFRAGKSAIFAVSGGRMSEGMNFPGVELEMVIIAGIPYPRPDARHKAIMEYYERKYGNGWLYSVIFPTAIKMKQAIGRLIRNENDRGMAVILDRRAASFKKYMPGLELSTNPEKTVSDFFSR, from the coding sequence GTGCAGGACACCATAGCTCTAAGGGAATACCAGAAAAATGTCATAGATTTTGTAACTGCCAGTGTCAGGCTAGGTGGCTCTGCCGCAGTGGAAGCGCCCACAGGATCCGGGAAGACAATAATGGGGCTTATTTCTGCACTTAACCTTTCGGATAATGGTGCCAGGAAAATCCTCTACCTTACAAGAACCAATTCCCAGCAGGAACAGGTAATCAGTGAGTTGAGGAAAATTGGGAAATCTTTCGGAGTAAAGGCGGTAGCGCTGCAGGGCCGGACAAACCTCTGTGCGCTTTATAAGGAGGTGGAGGATTCGGCAGACTTTACAGCAGAGTCACTTTCAAGGTTCTGTTCCCTGCGGAAGAGGAAGGTAATGTCAGGTGACACTTCAGCTTGCAGGTATTTCAATGATACTGTAAGGTCGAAGGCCGTGCAGGGCTATCTATTCGATAACAATCCCACGGCAGAGGAATTCTTTGTCTATGCAAAGGAAAATGGATTCTGCGCGTACGAGAGCCTCAAGTTCTCATTGAAAGACGCAAACATGGTTATTGCCCCTTACGCATTGCTCCTCAATCCCGTGACTTCCGGGAGGCTTATATACAACTGGGGGGTTTCAAGGAACCAGTTAATTGTGATCTTGGACGAGGCGCACAATCTTCCCGATATCGCAAGGGAATTCGCATCCTTCTCGGTCAGCGTGAACCAGTTGAACATGGCAGAAAGGGAAAGCACGGAATTTGGTGATTTTGAACTTATGCAGCGAGTTAGAACATCAGATTTCATTGAAATGCTCCGGAATGCAATATCAGATCTCGTCCGGGACAAAATAGGCGAAAGCGGAGAAGCCCGCATCAGGTTTGACGAGTTTCGCGAGTACATGATGATCGAGAATTCCATGAATTCAGAGAAATATCACAGCCTGGTAGACTACATGAGTATATTCGGGGATTACATAGCTGAGAAGCGTGAAAAGGATGGCAAGGTTCCAAGAACAGTTGTGCTGTCGGTAGCCGATCGCCTGCGGGCATGGGAAACGCTTGATGATGAAGTCTATGCCGCAATTGTTTCGAAGGATCGCCTTGGTACAATTGAGGCAGTATGCCTCGACCCCTCGAAGATACTTGATCCATTGAGGGAATCCTGGACCATTCACATGTCAGGGACACTCGACCCTATCGAGGTGTACAAAAACGTGACGGGTTTCCCGGAAATGACCCACATGATTGTCCCGTATATTTTTCCGGAAGAGAACAGGAAGATAGTTTATGACGGAAGCATGACAACAAAATATGATGAATTCGATGAGCGAGAAGCTTCGAAAATGCATGATATGATCGAGAACCTTATCACTAAGGTGGGACGAAACACCATCGTATTCTTTCCATCTTACAGTACAATGGAAAAGGTCACCAGCCAGGGATTTGAATTCAGCTACTTTTCGGAGCGAAGGGACATAGATCAGGGCTCACTTATGGAAATGATCCGAAAATTCAGGGCAGGTAAATCCGCTATCTTTGCGGTTTCCGGTGGAAGGATGTCGGAAGGCATGAATTTCCCCGGAGTAGAACTGGAAATGGTTATCATCGCAGGCATTCCGTACCCCAGGCCGGATGCAAGGCATAAGGCAATAATGGAATACTATGAGAGAAAATACGGGAATGGGTGGCTGTATTCGGTCATTTTTCCCACAGCCATAAAAATGAAGCAGGCAATCGGGCGGCTGATCAGGAATGAAAATGACAGGGGCATGGCTGTGATTCTTGACAGGAGAGCTGCATCGTTCAAAAAATATATGCCCGGTCTGGAACTGTCCACAAATCCGGAAAAGACGGTTTCTGACTTTTTCTCCAGGTGA